Proteins encoded within one genomic window of Gadus chalcogrammus isolate NIFS_2021 chromosome 6, NIFS_Gcha_1.0, whole genome shotgun sequence:
- the vdac3 gene encoding voltage-dependent anion-selective channel protein 3, with translation MIWGLFRNDGTEFGGSIYQKVNSNLEMAINLSWTAGSNNTRFEIGAKKQLDKNTFLSTKVNNACMVGVGYTQTLRPGVKLTLSGLVDGKNFNSGGHKVGVGFELEA, from the exons ATGATTTGGGGGCTTTTCAGGAACGACGGGACAGAGTTCGGCGGGTCCATTTACCAGAAGGTGAACAGCAATCTTGAGATGGCAATCAACCTGTCCTGGACCGCTGGCAGCAACAACACACGCTTTGAGATTGGAGCCAAAAAGCAGCTGGATAAGAACACCTTCCTTTCT ACCAAAGTGAACAACGCCTGTATGGTTGGAGTAGGCTACACGCAAACCCTCAGACCAG GAGTGAAACTCACCCTCTCAGGTCTGGTTGATGGGAAGAACTTCAACAGTGGAGGGCACAAGGTCGGCGTGGGTTTCGAACTCGAAGCATAA
- the ufd1l gene encoding ubiquitin recognition factor in ER-associated degradation protein 1, translating into MFSFNVFDHPMQRGLQNRFSTQYRCYSVSMLAGPNDRSDVEKGGKIIMPPSALDQLSRLNITYPMLFKLTNKNSDRMTHCGVLEFVADEGICYLPHWMMQNLLLEEGGLVQVESVNLMVATYSKFQPQSPDFLDITNPKAVLENALRNFACLTTGDVIAINYNEKIYELRVMETKPDKAVSIIECDMNVDFDAPLGYKEPERRPQHHEEPVEEEGDPNSYADMDLGFRAFTGSGNRLDGKKKGIEPSPVPIDPNDIKRGIPNYEYKVGKITFIRNSRPQPKKLTDDEDALSRFIAFSGEGKSLRKKGRKP; encoded by the exons ATG TTTTCCTTCAACGTATTCGACCACCCGATGCAACGGGGATTGCAGAATCGGTTCTCCACTCAGTACCGCTGTTACTCTGTGTCAATGCTGGCAGGTCCCAATGACAGATCCGACGTTGAGAAAGGGGGCAAAA TTATAATGCCACCATCAGCTCTTGATCAACTAA GTAGGCTTAACATCACCTACCCCATGTTGTTCAAGTTAACGAACAAAAACTCTGACCGAATGACACATTGTGGTGTTCTGGAGTTTGTGGCGGATGAGGGAATCTGCTACCTCCCACACTGG ATGATGCAGAATCTCCTACTGGAGGAGGGAGGTCTGGTCCAAGTGGAAAGTGTAAACCTGATGGTTGCCACCTATTCCAAGTTCCAGCCACAGAGCCCAGACTTCCTGGATATTACAAACCCCAAAGCAGT GTTAGAAAACGCCTTGCGGAACTTTGCCTGCTTGACAACCGGGGATGTCATTGCAATCAACTACAATGAAAAA aTCTATGAGCTGCGTGTTATGGAGACAAAGCCAGATAAAGCTGTGTCAATCATTGAGTGCGATATGAAT GTGGACTTTGACGCTCCTTTGGGTTACAAAGAGCCAGAAAGAAGGCCTCAGCACCACGAGGAGCCTGTG GAGGAAGAAGGGGATCCAAACAGCTATGCTGACATGGACCTGGGGTTCAGA GCTTTCACTGGATCTGGTAATCGCTTGGATGGCAAAAAGAAGGGCATTGAGCCCAGCCCCGTCCCCATTGATCCAAATGACATCAAAAG AGGCATTCCTAACTACGAGTACAAAGTTGGAAAGATCACCTTCATCAGAAACTCAAGACCACAGCCTAAGAAACTGACAGATGAT GAGGATGCTCTGAGCAGATTCATTGCCTTCTCTGGAGAGGGAAAGTCGCTGCGCAAAAAGGGCAGGAAGCCGTGA